In a genomic window of Nocardiopsis mwathae:
- a CDS encoding DNA-3-methyladenine glycosylase 2 family protein, with amino-acid sequence MDDDHCYLAVRSGDARFDGVVFVGVTSTGIYCRPSCPAVTPKRENTVFFPSAAAAQGGGFRACKRCRPDAVPGSPEWNVRADVVGRAMRLIADGAVDRDGVAGLSASLGYSPRQLQRLLTAELGAGPLALARAQRAQTARVLLETTRLPMADTAFAAGFASIRQFNDTVREVFDHTPSELRERSTHRVDADRGRRVGGGAGRNDGAASSGSARPVGQITLRLPYRPPCDLDQALEFLGARAVPGVEEVTPSGYRRVLRLPHGTGIAELAPAGGRDHVVCRLRLEELRDLGTAVQRCRRLLDLDSDPQAVAEVLGPDPLLAPLVAAAPGLRAPGHVDPAELAVRAIVGQQVSVAAARTVAGRLVKRFGTPLAAPDGGLTHAFPRPEALAAADPDELPLPRGRARALVALAGALVSGDIDLGPGADRDEACARLRDLPGIGPWTADYIRMRALGDPDVFLHTDLGVRQALRRLGNPHDARSAERRARSWSPWRSYASHHLWASAARAAPSAGGPHRPPRGPRPAVRTAAPTGPSPRTPAPAPAPAPCPTTEDTR; translated from the coding sequence TGACGACCACTGTTACCTCGCGGTTCGCAGCGGCGACGCGCGCTTCGACGGCGTGGTCTTTGTCGGCGTGACCAGCACCGGCATCTACTGCCGGCCGAGCTGCCCCGCAGTGACGCCCAAGCGCGAGAACACCGTGTTCTTCCCGTCCGCCGCGGCGGCCCAGGGTGGCGGATTTCGCGCCTGCAAGCGGTGCCGCCCCGACGCCGTCCCGGGCTCACCGGAGTGGAACGTGCGGGCCGACGTCGTGGGCCGCGCCATGCGGCTGATCGCCGACGGTGCCGTGGACCGCGACGGGGTTGCCGGGCTGTCGGCGTCACTCGGCTACAGCCCGCGCCAGCTGCAGCGGCTCCTGACCGCGGAACTGGGCGCGGGCCCGCTGGCGCTCGCCCGCGCGCAGCGGGCGCAGACGGCCCGCGTGCTGCTGGAGACGACGCGGCTCCCGATGGCCGACACGGCGTTCGCCGCCGGGTTCGCCAGCATCCGCCAGTTCAACGACACCGTCCGCGAGGTGTTCGATCACACCCCCAGCGAACTGCGGGAACGCTCCACGCACCGCGTCGATGCCGACCGCGGCCGCAGAGTGGGCGGCGGTGCCGGCCGCAACGACGGTGCCGCGTCCTCCGGCAGTGCGCGGCCGGTCGGCCAGATCACGCTGCGCCTCCCCTACCGCCCGCCGTGCGATCTGGACCAAGCGCTCGAATTCCTGGGTGCCCGCGCCGTTCCGGGTGTGGAGGAGGTCACCCCGTCCGGCTACCGGCGCGTGCTGCGCCTCCCGCACGGCACCGGCATCGCCGAGCTCGCCCCGGCCGGCGGCCGCGACCACGTCGTCTGCCGCCTGCGTCTGGAGGAACTGCGCGACCTCGGCACGGCGGTCCAGCGCTGCCGGAGGCTGCTCGACCTCGACTCCGACCCGCAGGCGGTGGCCGAGGTGCTGGGGCCCGACCCGCTCCTGGCACCCCTCGTCGCGGCGGCCCCCGGGCTGCGCGCACCGGGACATGTCGATCCGGCCGAGCTCGCGGTCCGCGCGATCGTCGGGCAGCAGGTCTCGGTCGCGGCCGCCCGTACGGTCGCCGGGCGTCTCGTCAAGCGCTTCGGCACTCCGCTGGCCGCCCCCGATGGAGGCCTCACCCACGCCTTCCCGCGGCCGGAGGCCCTCGCCGCGGCGGACCCGGATGAGCTGCCGCTGCCCCGCGGCCGCGCCCGCGCACTGGTGGCGCTGGCCGGCGCGCTGGTCTCCGGCGACATCGATCTGGGGCCCGGCGCCGACCGCGACGAGGCCTGCGCGCGCCTGCGCGACCTGCCCGGTATCGGTCCGTGGACCGCCGACTACATCCGTATGCGGGCGCTGGGCGACCCCGACGTGTTCCTCCACACCGACCTGGGGGTGCGCCAGGCCCTGCGGCGCCTGGGCAACCCGCACGACGCGCGTTCGGCCGAGCGGAGGGCGCGGTCGTGGAGTCCGTGGCGGTCGTACGCGAGCCACCACCTGTGGGCGTCGGCGGCCCGAGCCGCCCCGTCGGCGGGCGGTCCGCACCGGCCGCCCCGCGGCCCGCGCCCGGCCGTGCGGACCGCCGCCCCCACCGGCCCGTCTCCCCGCACTCCTGCCCCGGCACCGGCCCCGGCGCCGTGCCCGACCACCGAGGACACACGATGA
- a CDS encoding TetR family transcriptional regulator, translating to MASDAHRHTDRRRTPDPGTGTAGGRPLRADAARNQQRIVRAARDTFDEVGYGAPLEQVAARAGVGIATLYRRFGTKEELLRAVFELRFREGIDPVVERALRGDDAWRGMVEVIEAWAGMIAQSGPSAMMAQDTVFCDESSARFYRPLEELVRRAQEHGQARADLVPGDMMRVLAMLGGVVFTVEKGGDGWRRYVALLLDALRPSAATDPLPPAAPFVLPGEWC from the coding sequence GTGGCATCGGACGCTCATCGACACACCGACCGGCGGCGAACCCCGGATCCGGGCACCGGCACCGCGGGCGGGCGCCCACTGCGCGCGGACGCCGCCCGCAACCAGCAGCGGATCGTTCGCGCCGCCCGCGACACCTTCGACGAGGTGGGCTACGGCGCACCCCTGGAACAGGTCGCCGCACGCGCAGGGGTCGGCATCGCCACGCTGTACCGCAGGTTCGGCACCAAGGAGGAGCTGCTGCGCGCCGTCTTCGAGCTGCGTTTCCGGGAGGGGATCGACCCCGTCGTCGAACGCGCCCTCCGGGGCGACGACGCCTGGCGCGGCATGGTGGAGGTGATCGAGGCGTGGGCCGGGATGATCGCCCAGAGCGGACCCTCGGCGATGATGGCGCAGGACACGGTCTTCTGCGACGAGAGCTCGGCGCGGTTCTACCGGCCGCTGGAAGAGCTGGTCCGCCGCGCCCAGGAGCACGGGCAGGCCCGCGCCGACCTGGTGCCCGGTGACATGATGCGGGTCCTGGCGATGCTCGGCGGTGTCGTGTTCACCGTGGAGAAGGGCGGCGACGGCTGGCGCCGCTACGTCGCCCTCCTCCTCGACGCGCTGCGCCCTTCGGCCGCCACCGACCCGCTTCCGCCCGCGGCCCCCTTCGTGCTGCCCGGCGAGTGGTGCTGA
- a CDS encoding methylated-DNA--[protein]-cysteine S-methyltransferase, with amino-acid sequence MSTPTAQDPLPLDVPDDVADPPAPAAVPAAEFARPGDGPTLYTTMASPVGEMLLTGDGEALTGVFMLPEPECGPGRVEADWKHVPDGFRETRRQLAAYFAGELTAFDLPLAPRGTEFQLRVWRELTTIPYGRTTSYGAIAAALGRPTASRAVGMANGRNPISIIVPCHRVVGADGSLTGYASGLPRKRHLLRLEGLTHR; translated from the coding sequence ATGAGCACACCGACCGCCCAGGACCCGCTGCCCCTGGACGTACCGGACGACGTAGCGGACCCGCCGGCGCCCGCCGCGGTTCCCGCCGCCGAGTTCGCCCGCCCCGGCGACGGGCCGACCCTGTACACCACGATGGCGTCGCCGGTCGGGGAGATGCTGCTGACCGGCGACGGTGAGGCGCTGACCGGCGTGTTCATGCTTCCGGAGCCCGAGTGCGGGCCGGGACGTGTCGAGGCCGACTGGAAGCACGTCCCGGACGGTTTCCGGGAGACGCGCCGCCAGCTCGCGGCCTACTTCGCCGGTGAGCTGACCGCGTTCGACCTGCCGCTGGCTCCCCGCGGCACCGAGTTCCAACTGCGGGTCTGGCGCGAACTCACGACCATCCCCTACGGCCGGACCACCAGCTACGGGGCCATCGCCGCCGCACTGGGCCGACCGACCGCCTCCCGCGCGGTGGGCATGGCCAACGGGCGCAACCCGATCTCCATCATCGTGCCCTGCCACCGGGTCGTCGGCGCCGACGGTTCCCTGACGGGGTACGCGAGCGGGCTTCCGCGCAAGCGGCACCTCCTCCGGTTGGAGGGCCTCACCCACCGGTGA